DNA sequence from the Streptomyces sp. MST-110588 genome:
GTGTAGAGGAGTTCGGCGGCCTCCAGGTCGGACGGGAAGCCGACGAGGGTGGAGAAGCCGAGGTCGCCGGACCACACCGCACGGCAGCGGTTGGCGGCGGCGACGGCGTCCAGCAGCAGCGCCTTGGCCTGCTCGTACGGCCCCTCGACGCCGATCCGGATCGCGGACGGCCCCGGCGCACCGGCCCCGCTCCCGCCGGCCCGGCCGCCGCGCCCCGCCCACCCGTCGTGTCCGGCGGCGCTGTCCAGCAGCGCCTCGTCGATGCTGTGCCGCGCCATCAGCTCCTGCGCCTTGGCGGAGAGCGCCTCCGCCTCCTCCGGGTAGTCCGTGGCCTCGGCCTTGGCCAGCAGCCCCCGGATACGTCCCAGTGCGCGGGCCTCGGCGGCACCGGCCTTCCGTACGGGCGCGGGCGCCGGAAGGGGCGTGATGCGTGGCAGCCGCCCCATCACCCGGAGCGCCGCCAGCAGGTCGTGGGCCGCCTCGAAGCGGGTGATCCGGCGGCGCCGCGCCATCTCGTCCAGATAGCCGTGGTCGGCCTCCCACCACACCGCGGCGTTCATCGCGTCGAGCTGTGCGGCCCGGCGCGGGTCGCGGCGCCCGGTGGGCTGCCGGCGCGCCTCGGCGGCCATGGCGTCCACGGCGAGTGCGACCAGCGCGGGGTTCTCCGTCTCGCGCCGCATGACCCGCTCCAGGTCGGCGGGCAGCCAGCCGCCCGTCCAGCAGCGCCGTACGGTCTCCTCGGCGGCGGCCACCAGCGCGGTGCTCACGGCCTCGTGCCCTACGGGTGCGGCGGCCAGCATCGAGGCACCGGCCTCCATGGCGTCCTCGGCCGCCTCCGCGTCCGGGGCGTACAGGACACTGCCGAGCACCGTCCCGACCAGCTCGGCAGCCGCCGGCCCGCCGCTTCGCGCACCGCGGCCCCGCTGCCCGGCCTTACTGCTGCTCCGCCCGCTCTGCCCGCTGCTCTCGCGTTTGCTCACGCGATCACTGTACGGAGAACACGACCGCCTCCGTACGGACCGGTCGGACCCGCCCCGTACAAACCGGTCGGACACCCCCCGTACGAACCGGTCCGGCCCGCCCCGTACGGACCGTTCCGAACTGTCTTCCGTACGCACACCGGCCGGGCCCCATCCGCAGGCCCGGCCGGTCGTGCCCGGCGCCGGCGTTCGCCGCCCGGCGCCGGCCCGCTACCCGGGCAACGGCTCGACGGCTTCGGCTTCAGCCGCCACTCGCCCGGGTACGGATCACTTGCCCAGATACGCGTTGATGACCGTCTGCTTCAGCGTGTTCCCCTTCTTGTCGGTGACCTCGGCCTTGAAGGAGATCCCCTGTCCGGCCGCGGGATTGCGTACGGTGATCTTCCCGTCGCCGACGGACGCCTTCTGCCAGGTCCGCCCGCCGTCGTACGACACGGACACGGTCGGCGGCTTCGCGCCGCTGCCCGCGGCCGGCCCCTGGACGGTGACCGGGACACGGACCGTGGCACCGGCCTTCGCCGTGCTGTCGGCGGCCAGCTCCGGGGTGTAGCGGACCGTGCTCGCGGGCAGCGCGGTGCGGGTGGTGGTGTGCGCGGAAGTGAACGTCCACTCCGCGAGGATCCGGGTGCTGACGGCCGCGTACTTGGTGCTGCGGGTGACGGCGGTGGTCAGCCGGTAGTCGGCCTGGCCGGCCGGCACCGTGAACGGCTTGGCGCCCGTCAGCGGGTCGTCGTTCGTGCCGATCTTCACGCCGTTGCGGTAGAGGGTCGTGGTGACCTTCTCCGTGACCGAGTCACCCAGGTGCCCCTGCCCGTCGGCGAACAGCGGCAGCGCGCCGTAGATCTTGTCGCCTTCGCGGTACAGCCCGTGGTTCTTGCCGACCTGGGGCCCGACGACACCGACGTTGAAGACGTGCCGGTAGTTCTTGCCCGCCTGGTAGCCGTCCTCGCCGGTCGTGTAGGAGATCACCGGTCCCAGCTCGGGGTCCACCTGGTCGAAGAGGAACTGCCACTTCACCGCGCCCGCGTTGACGTACGCGGTGGAGGTGTGCGGCAGCGCCCGGTCGGCGGCGACACCCGTCGAGGAGGAGCTTCCGGTGTGCGGCATGGCCGTGAGCCAGCCGTGTGCGCCCTTCACCGAGGAGCCCAGTACGGCGGAGACCTTGGCCAGCTCCTTCGCCGTGACGTGCTTGGTGAAGCCGGTGAGCAGGGTGGTCGGCCGGAATCCGTAGGCGATGCTGTACTCGTCGGGGCTGCCCTGCGTCCAGTCGGCGATGACCTGCTGGCGTATGTCGCCGCGGTTGACCTTGGCGCCCAGGTGTGCGGTGCGCAGCCCCTTGAAGGTGTCCAGCCACATGCCGAAGCCGTACGCGCCGTCGCCGGTCTCGAAGTCGATGTAGGCGTTGGTCTGCTGGGCGCGGCGGTCCGGCACGGTCACATCGATGGGTTCGGCGGTACGGGCGTCCACCGTCACCGTCATGTTCTTGCTGGCCTCCAGCCGGGGCGCGGCGATCCAGTCGCCGCCCTTCCACTCGTCCCCGGTGCCGGTCGGCAGGAGGCTGGTGAGGATGTAACGGCCCTTGGGTACGCGGACCTTGACGGTGCCGCTCGCGTCGTACGGCGCGAAGGTCTGGTCCTTGCCCAGGCCGCTGATGCCGACCAGGCCGGTGTTGTAGAGCTTGACGGGCCTGCCGTCGCGTCCCAGGTGCTTGAGCGTGATGTCGTAGGACTCGACCTCGCGGATCACGGCGGCGGCGGCCCGTACGGTCTGCCCGCCGCCGGTGGCGACGAGGTAGGCCGTGTACGCGCCGTCGCGGGTGCCGCCGGGCCTGGTGTCGGCCGTCAGCGGGACCTCGGCGGTGCCGCCCGCCGGAACGTTCACCGACTTCACGCCGAGGCGGAACATGCCGGCCGGGGCGGGCTTCCCGCCGGGGCCGGACGTGCTCAGTGCCAGGTCGAGCCGGACCGCCTTCTTGCCCAGGTTGCGGTAGGTGAGCTGCTTGGTGACCGGCTTGTCGTCGGAGTGCGGCCAGGACTGGATGCCGAAGTTCAGCGATCCCGGCTCGGCGACGACGGTCTGCTTGATCGCCCGGCCGACGTCCACCCGCCCGGTGCCCTGCTGGAAGGGGGTGTAGTCACGGTGCGGGGTGGTGGAGGCGGTCAGCGCGGCCTTGATGCGCTGCCCTGTCCACGCAGGGTGCTGCTGCTTGAGGATCGCGGCGGACCCGGCCACGTGCGGGGTGGCCATGGAGGTGCCGGAGATGGCGACATAGCCGTCGGCGACCGGGGTGCCCTCCTTGGCGATGATGCTGCCGGGAGCCGCGGCGGCGGCGATGTTCACCCCGGGTGCCGTCAGGTCGGGCTTGATGGCGCCGTCGCCGACGCGCGGGCCGGTGCTGGAGAACTCGGCGAGCCGGTCCTTCTTGTCGACGGCG
Encoded proteins:
- a CDS encoding DUF2786 domain-containing protein translates to MSKRESSGQSGRSSSKAGQRGRGARSGGPAAAELVGTVLGSVLYAPDAEAAEDAMEAGASMLAAAPVGHEAVSTALVAAAEETVRRCWTGGWLPADLERVMRRETENPALVALAVDAMAAEARRQPTGRRDPRRAAQLDAMNAAVWWEADHGYLDEMARRRRITRFEAAHDLLAALRVMGRLPRITPLPAPAPVRKAGAAEARALGRIRGLLAKAEATDYPEEAEALSAKAQELMARHSIDEALLDSAAGHDGWAGRGGRAGGSGAGAPGPSAIRIGVEGPYEQAKALLLDAVAAANRCRAVWSGDLGFSTLVGFPSDLEAAELLYTSLLLQATTAMNRAGDEHHARGRSRRTRDFRQSFLTAYADRIRDRLTAATEEATAEAAGGAPDLLPVLAARESAVEQRAGEMFPQTAAVRMRGVRDAAGWHQGRAAADRARLGSPET
- a CDS encoding S8 family serine peptidase; its protein translation is MALAAGMTATPSSAQQRERDAAGSATAATTTASGTTATAAAAKRTTARHWITLITGDRIAVDAKGNPLSVRRAPDRTHIPIQIRRAAGHLYAIPLDAQRLIRERKVDQRLFDLTLLSRAEYRRTQSRGLRLIVGYQGGDPKAKKELHATGDAEVRRTFGRLNAEAVTADRQRPVKVWEALTDESAAGTERTATPGLSRLWLDSVRTVRLDKSVPQIGAPKAWKAGYDGKGSKIAVLDTGVDQGHPDLATQEIAEKNFSASPDNKDRFGHGTHVASIAAGTGAKSHGKYRGVAPGARLLDGKVLDDEGFGEDSGIIAGMEWAAAQKADVVNLSLGGQDAPGIDPLEEAVNRLSRTGTLFVVAAGNSGPQSGTIDTPGSADAALTVGAVDKKDRLAEFSSTGPRVGDGAIKPDLTAPGVNIAAAAAPGSIIAKEGTPVADGYVAISGTSMATPHVAGSAAILKQQHPAWTGQRIKAALTASTTPHRDYTPFQQGTGRVDVGRAIKQTVVAEPGSLNFGIQSWPHSDDKPVTKQLTYRNLGKKAVRLDLALSTSGPGGKPAPAGMFRLGVKSVNVPAGGTAEVPLTADTRPGGTRDGAYTAYLVATGGGQTVRAAAAVIREVESYDITLKHLGRDGRPVKLYNTGLVGISGLGKDQTFAPYDASGTVKVRVPKGRYILTSLLPTGTGDEWKGGDWIAAPRLEASKNMTVTVDARTAEPIDVTVPDRRAQQTNAYIDFETGDGAYGFGMWLDTFKGLRTAHLGAKVNRGDIRQQVIADWTQGSPDEYSIAYGFRPTTLLTGFTKHVTAKELAKVSAVLGSSVKGAHGWLTAMPHTGSSSSTGVAADRALPHTSTAYVNAGAVKWQFLFDQVDPELGPVISYTTGEDGYQAGKNYRHVFNVGVVGPQVGKNHGLYREGDKIYGALPLFADGQGHLGDSVTEKVTTTLYRNGVKIGTNDDPLTGAKPFTVPAGQADYRLTTAVTRSTKYAAVSTRILAEWTFTSAHTTTRTALPASTVRYTPELAADSTAKAGATVRVPVTVQGPAAGSGAKPPTVSVSYDGGRTWQKASVGDGKITVRNPAAGQGISFKAEVTDKKGNTLKQTVINAYLGK